Genomic DNA from Scylla paramamosain isolate STU-SP2022 chromosome 25, ASM3559412v1, whole genome shotgun sequence:
tcacgcCACTaccttacttctttcctttccttttctatggctatttatttatttttttttacatttttttctttttacctctaTTTAGATTAAAGGAAGGTAGATGGTctctttgaagagagagagagagagagagagagagagagagagagagagagagagagagagagagagagagattgggttagataagaagagagggaggaaaggctaTAGAAAGAACGGTAGACAGgcaaaaaagacgagagagagagagagagagagagagagagagagagagagagagagagagagagagagagagatgacttcTTTAACAATATGTAGccggaatgaaaacaaaattctctctctctctctctctctctctctctctctctctctctctctctctctctctctctctctcttattattgtATTATCGTACGCATTCTGGGACTCGAGTAATAACCGACTCGCTCATTTAATCCCCACGCAAGTCTCCTCAGGgcgcggggagggagaggaatgccaGAGCGTGATGGGAATGCATTCGGGATTCTTCATAGCCTCTTGGATGAAGGGGATCGCGAGTGTGTtaggaaataatgataaagtaaaaagaaaaataatccgCGGTATTATggcttcatttcttctttcattcctcgtatattttcaagttttctgTTATCTATATTGTACTCGttgcatttgtttgtttttcattctgtTAAGGCAAAGAAGATAGATGAATGaacagaatgaagagagaaaataacggaaaagaaaataagctgtacatttttattcatatcttccttgtattttatttatttatttatttattttgatgtagttaggttaggttttatttggttaggttaggaacaccAAGGCGGATACTCTGactagaaagagaagaaagcgtCAGATGcaagcggtgtgtgtgtgtgtgtgtgtgtgtgtgtgtgtgtgtgtgtgtgatagagatGAATGGAGAGCAGTTGTCAATACACTGATCTTAGTTACATATCAGTTGGTTTGCTTGTATCACTTGTTCTCATTGTCTCGtcctctctccttgcctttcaGAACACTTTGGCCCAACAAGCAAAGAGAGCGCTTAACAAAATGGAGTGCAGAAGatacaaggagaagaagaaggacgagaaacagagaataaaagtgaaacttaaaaagaagaagaagaagaaaatcaaagttattaatgatggaggaagtggaggaggaggagggggaggaagttgtggtggtggtggcggtggtagtgggagGAGTAGTGACGCCacgaaaggaggggaagaagaggaagaggaagaagaggaggaggaagaaggggaagaagaagaggaaggcagcCATGAGATTTCCGTATTGTCGGAGGGACCTgaggtaagagaggaggagggggaggaggaggaggaggaggaggaggaggaggaggaggaggaggaggagggggaggaggaggaggagctgtaaTTGAAAGACtgatataacacacacatacacacacctgtaccTTCTGAACCTATACTACACCTGTTTCCTCGCCTCTCTCCACGCCTGACATAACCTCTGTGCCGGCAGGTGTGCGTGGTGTGCCTGGAGGAGTACCGCCCCCACCAGGAGCTTCGCGTGCTGCCGTGCAAACACGAGTTTCACCGCACGTGCGTGGACCCCTGGCTGCTGCAGCACCGCACGTGTCCTCTGTGTAACTACAACATTATAGGTGAGTGCTGCGACGCTGTGATGCTGCCGcgcctatgtgtgtgtatgtgtgtgtgtgtgtgtgtgtgtgtgtgtgtgtgtgtgtgtctctcgtCTCACCCACACTGTTTCTCCACAGAGGGCTGCTACGAGAGTCCTCCAGCCACGTGCACGGCGGCGCCGCCCCTGCCCCCTGCGCCTCCCCTGTACAGCACCCCTCCCCCCGGCCAGCAGGCGGCGTGTGGCCATCCCGGCTGCCCGGCGCTGCTGGGCGGGGGCTACAGCCCCCTGCCGCCAGGGTACATCAGCCCGCCCCCGGGGTACTCCAGCCCTCCCCTTGCCCCCATGGCGTGCACCGGGGCGGGGGGCGTGGCCAGCGGCTACGCCAGCCCCGCCCTGGGGTACAACACGCCCACCAGTGGCTACATGAGTCCCGGGGTGGCTATCCCGCTCCCCGCACTGGCTACCTCAGCCCCCACGCCTCCTTCCTCGGCTCCCTGGCGGGGTACGGGCTGGCGGCATCCTGTGGTTACGGGGCCGCCGCCCCCGCTGCCCCGCGAGGATTCGGCGGCGGCTGTGGCCACGCCTCCTGCCTCATGTACCCGCCCGCGCCCACGCACGACCCGCGGTGTGGGCACGGGCACGTCCCTCCGCCCCACGCCGCCCCCCACGGCCCGCCCCCCACGGGCCGCCCCCAGGCTCCAGCAGCGAGGAGACGGAGCATCAGATAGTGGTGAGTGACCAACCACACCCAAATCGCGCCCCGCCCACGCCTGCCATACGTCGCCatgtactgcacacacacacacacacacacacacacacacacacacacacacacacacacacacacacacacacacacacagacgcgccGCACACTGTGGAGGGCAAATGCCGTGAGCAGGAAAAatagacaaggagagagagagagagagagagagagagagagagagagagagagagagagagagagagagagagatgcaatagACTTCGGTATATTTAGATCAAAGGGAAACGGTggccatcctcccttccctccctctccctcgctctcccttcctctccctccttctcccctcgcggtgcctctcccctctcccattttctttcacccccACAAAGAGTGCCAGTCGCTTTGTTGTCTTTTGGGAACGCCAATCCGCCCCCTTCCCCCTAACCCCTCCACTGACGCCCCCCACACCCCCCCACGCCcgaaccccctccccctccccagacGCTTATAAAAAGAGCTTATCGTTGTGTTTCATTAAAGAAAATTTGCTTCTTTTATCTTGTTGCTTTGCGGGGAgactttgctgttgttgttgttgttgttgttgttgttgttgttggtgttgtataGGATTGAGGGTACttttggtagtggtagtagcagtaatagtagttcttgttgttgctgctgttgctattgctgttattttcttgttttcattatttctactgttgttgttgttgttgttgtaatagtacaTGATAATTCCTACATtcctatagtagtagtagtagtagtagtagtagtagtagtaccagcaaaagtagcaacaacaacaaaagtagcagtagtagtagtagtagtagtagtagtagtagtaatagtaccagcaaaagtagcaacaacaacaagagtagtagtagtagtagtagtagtagtagtagtagtagtagtagtagtagtagtagtagtagtagtaaagaaacCATTTAAAACCTCAAAGGATTTTAAACTTCAAAGAACAAAATGGAACTTcaaagacgtgaaaaaaaataaaaataaaaaactcaaccactttatataaaaaaggaagaaaaatgataacCTTAAGTGTGTGAATCTTAGTCAAAGAAAACTTTTTACTCGtgatcaaagaaaatggaattggGTGGTTTGAGGGTgacgggaggggggaggaggaggaggaggaggggagagaatgaaaggaaggattgAGGAGGAAGCGAGAGATAGAGTGATGATGAgacggaagaaagaatgaaggaggagaggaggaaagaagagaagggaagacaggaagttgagagagagagagagagagagagagagagagagagagagagagagagagagagagagagagagagagagacttatcagtactttatatgaaaaaaaatgtttatccctctaaaaataagtaaatagataaatagaaaagaacttAGAAACATGTTGGTATTATATTAGTATTTGTTAAATTAATAGATATGGTGAATTAAATTAATGTAATTGTTACTATTATTCGtagtagtaaaaggaggaggagaagaaggagg
This window encodes:
- the LOC135113420 gene encoding E3 ubiquitin-protein ligase ZNRF3-like; translation: MHPAALCESVRNDGLDYEFGWVGFFKPEVVPDLPKKCQSVYAMARYAMERGATAILVDIDGLVAAQEELFEEVAAQDLLKRPVVVLFPAQATKLQSIIIRRPMVIHARIELPPARDHFDLGIFLTCFFLIVLVCLAIVVKMRWRRNNKQNTLAQQAKRALNKMECRRYKEKKKDEKQRIKVKLKKKKKKKIKVINDGGSGGGGGGGSCGGGGGGSGRSSDATKGGEEEEEEEEEEEEGEEEEEGSHEISVLSEGPEVCVVCLEEYRPHQELRVLPCKHEFHRTCVDPWLLQHRTCPLCNYNIIEGCYESPPATCTAAPPLPPAPPLYSTPPPGQQAACGHPGCPALLGGGYSPLPPGYISPPPGYSSPPLAPMACTGAGGVASGYASPALGYNTPTSGYMSPGVAIPLPALATSAPTPPSSAPWRGTGWRHPVVTGPPPPLPREDSAAAVATPPASCTRPRPRTTRGVGTGTSLRPTPPPTARPPRAAPRLQQRGDGASDSERGGAAPRRRWAASRHIPGWRR